The Megalobrama amblycephala isolate DHTTF-2021 linkage group LG20, ASM1881202v1, whole genome shotgun sequence genome includes a window with the following:
- the cpxm2 gene encoding inactive carboxypeptidase-like protein X2 isoform X2, protein MRHYGLGPHRGRLNIQGGLLEDDLYDGGWCAGRNDPLQWFEVDARRLMKFTGVVTQGRSSLWSSDWVSSYKVLLSNDSHSWVTLKNGSRDLIFIGNREKEIPVLNTFPKPMVARYIRINPRSWFPSGGICMRVEILGCPMPDPNNYYRRRNEVTTTDNLDFRHHSYKEMRQLMKVVNDMCPNITRIYNIGKSYNGQKLYAIEISDNPGEHELGEPEFRYTAGSHGNEVLGRELLLLLMQFMCQEYLSGNPRIRHLVDETRIHLLPSINPDGYEKAFAAGSELSGWSLGRWSHDGLDIHHNFPDLNAVLWEAEARNWVPRKFHNHHVPVPDWYRSENATVAVETRALVSWMEKIPFVLGGNLQGGELVVTFPFDRTRSVTALRQLTPTADDHVFRWLAFSYASTHRLMTDVSRRVCHTDDFAKEDGTINGASWHTAAGSMNDFSYLHTNCFELSMYVGCDKYPHESELPEEWENNRESLLVFMEQVHRGIKGVIRDVQGKGIANAIVSVDGINHDIRTASDGDYWRLLNPGEYRVTVRAEGFSVSSKVCAVGYDIGASRCDFVLGRSNLSRIKEIMQKFNKQPISMRERLRQRRLLDT, encoded by the exons GGTGGTCTGTTAGAGGACGACCTGTATGACGGCGGCTGGTGCGCAGGACGAAACGACCCGCTGCAGTGGTTTGAGGTGGACGCGCGCAGACTCATGAAATTCACCGGTGTCGTCACTCAGGGACGGAGCTCACTCTGGTC gaGTGATTGGGTGAGCTCATATAAAGTTCTGCTCAGTAATGATTCTCACAGCTGGGTGACGCTGAAGAATGGCTCCAGAGATCTG ATTTTCATTGGGAATCGAGAGAAGGAGATTCCCGTCCTCAACACTTTCCCGAAACCCATGGTGGCTCGTTACATCCGCATTAACCCTCGATCCTGGTTCCCCAGTGGCGGCATCTGCATGCGTGTAGAGATCCTGGGCTGCCCGATGCCAG ATCCAAACAATTATTACCGGAGAAGAAATGAAGTGACGACAACAGACAACCTGGACTTCAGACACCACAGTTATAAAGAGATGAGACAG cTGATGAAGGTGGTGAATGACATGTGTCCGAACATCACACGCATCTACAACATCGGCAAAAGCTACAACGGACAGAAGCTGTACGCCATCGAGATCTCGGACAACCCCGGCGAGCACGAGCTCG GTGAGCCCGAGTTCCGCTACACGGCCGGTTCCCACGGTAACGAGGTGCTGGGCCGCGAGCTGCTTCTGCTGCTCATGCAGTTCATGTGTCAGGAGTATCTGAGCGGAAACCCACGCATACGCCACCTGGTGGACGAGACGCGCATCCACCTGCTGCCCTCCATCAACCCCGACGGCTACGAGAAGGCCTTCGCAGCG GGCTCGGAGCTCAGCGGATGGTCTCTGGGCCGCTGGAGTCACGACGGCCTCGACATCCATCACAACTTCCCTGATCTCAACGCTGTTCTCTGGGAAGCAGAGGCTCGGAATTGGGTTCCGCGCAAATTCCACAACCATCACGTGCCCGTCCCGGACTGGTACCGCTCCGAGAACGCCACC GTGGCTGTGGAGACGCGCGCTCTGGTGTCGTGGATGGAGAAGATCCCGTTCGTGTTGGGAGGGAACCTGCAGGGCGGCGAGCTGGTGGTGACCTTTCCGTTCGACCGCACGCGCTCAGTGACGGCGCTCCGGCAGCTGACGCCCACCGCCGACGATCACGTGTTCCGCTGGCTGGCGTTCTCGTACGCGTCCACGCACCGCCTCATGACCGACGTCAGCCGCAGGGTCTGCCACACCGATGACTTCGCCAAGGAGGACGGCACCATCAACGGGGCGTCGTGGCACACGGCTGCAGGAA GTATGAATGACTTCAGTTACCTGCACACCAACTGTTTCGAGCTGTCCATGTACGTGGGCTGCGATAAATACCCGCATGAGAGCGAACTACCGGAGGAGTGGGAGAATAACCGCGAGTCTCTGCTCGTCTTCATGGAACAG GTGCATCGTGGGATCAAAGGTGTGATCAGAGACGTTCAGGGGAAAGGAATCGCTAATGCCATCGTCTCTGTGGACGGAATCAATCACGACATTCGCACAG CGTCTGACGGCGATTACTGGCGTCTGCTGAATCCCGGTGAATACCGCGTGACGGTCCGCGCCGAGGGCTTCAGCGTCAGCAGCAAGGTGTGTGCGGTGGGATACGACATCGGCGCCAGCAGGTGCGACTTTGTGCTCGGACGCTCCAACCTGTCACGCATCAAAGAAATCATGCAGAAATTCAACAAGCAGCCAATCAGCATGCGGGAGCGACTGAGACAGCGCCGCCTACTGGACACATAg